From one Aeropyrum camini SY1 = JCM 12091 genomic stretch:
- a CDS encoding anthranilate synthase component I family protein, which yields MPSPLLHWDGCVKESIHSIPSPRGLAAAAILSGEEYVALLESGGGLQNRSRFTFLALGARDAFRQEGIPGVYRNLGRFLEDRRCDTIPCRDMAVFTLSYDSVGDKEDWLAPRLGGHHWPIALAFEPEKLMIYDHAAERVISCPRSPTLSPARGQGGFRVEGKIYSTTREVFEDRVTKAIGEIERGEAFQIVLSRVERLYYKGSLFTAYLRLAGVNPSPYMYYMKAEDLEIFGTSPELLIKLDKGRLETHPIAGTRPRARGSSDVCLEEELLGDEKEVAEHIMLVDLARNDLASIAEPGTVEVTSFMDIEKYSHVMHIVSRVEAKARAGLAFYEAVSHTLPAGTVSGAPKPRAMEIISRLEPEPRGPYAGAVGIGGSNAGEAAIIIRSGWTVGEGVLEIRAGAGIVYDSKPSREFMETEYKLAALRRILKNGSNQG from the coding sequence GTGCCTAGCCCCCTCCTACATTGGGACGGCTGCGTTAAAGAGTCGATCCATAGCATCCCCAGCCCCCGGGGACTCGCCGCCGCGGCAATATTGTCGGGGGAGGAGTATGTAGCTCTGTTAGAGAGCGGGGGAGGCCTGCAAAACAGGTCTAGGTTCACCTTCCTAGCCCTCGGTGCCAGGGACGCCTTCAGGCAGGAGGGCATCCCAGGCGTCTATAGGAATCTCGGTAGGTTTCTAGAGGATAGGCGCTGCGACACAATACCCTGCAGAGATATGGCAGTATTCACCCTCAGCTACGATTCTGTCGGAGACAAGGAGGATTGGCTGGCGCCACGGCTGGGCGGTCACCACTGGCCCATAGCCCTGGCTTTCGAGCCTGAGAAGCTCATGATTTATGACCACGCTGCGGAACGGGTCATATCCTGCCCTAGATCGCCCACACTCTCACCAGCGAGAGGCCAAGGCGGTTTTAGGGTGGAGGGGAAGATCTACTCCACCACGAGGGAGGTCTTCGAGGATCGCGTGACGAAGGCCATCGGCGAGATAGAGAGGGGGGAGGCTTTCCAGATAGTTCTCTCCAGGGTTGAGAGGCTGTACTATAAGGGGAGCCTCTTCACGGCATACCTAAGGCTGGCAGGCGTGAATCCCAGCCCCTACATGTATTATATGAAGGCTGAGGACCTTGAGATATTCGGCACAAGCCCGGAGCTCCTCATCAAGCTAGATAAGGGAAGGCTTGAGACACACCCCATAGCCGGTACAAGGCCTAGGGCCAGGGGCTCGTCGGACGTGTGCCTCGAGGAAGAGCTGTTGGGGGACGAGAAGGAGGTTGCAGAGCATATAATGCTGGTCGACCTCGCTAGAAACGATCTCGCATCAATAGCAGAACCCGGCACAGTGGAGGTCACAAGCTTCATGGACATTGAGAAGTACAGCCATGTAATGCACATAGTGTCAAGGGTCGAGGCTAAGGCCAGAGCAGGCTTAGCCTTCTACGAAGCCGTCTCCCATACACTACCCGCCGGCACGGTGAGCGGGGCCCCAAAGCCGAGAGCCATGGAGATAATATCCAGGCTGGAGCCAGAGCCCCGCGGCCCCTATGCAGGGGCCGTCGGCATAGGGGGCTCCAACGCGGGGGAGGCAGCCATAATCATTAGGAGTGGATGGACTGTTGGAGAAGGAGTTCTCGAGATTAGGGCTGGCGCCGGGATTGTATACGACTCCAAGCCTTCGAGAGAGTTCATGGAGACAGAGTACAAGCTCGCAGCGCTGAGAAGGATACTGAAGAACGGTTCGAACCAGGGGTAG
- a CDS encoding anthranilate synthase component II, giving the protein MLALVLDNYDSFVYNIVDYLARLGIKSIVVRNDEIKPRAVERIRPDMIIISPGPGNPLNRRDIGVSGEVVRIYGPKTPVLGVCLGHQVIGLVFGAKIRRARTIRHGKLSPVEHYSGNLYRGIPRVFRAMRYHSLVIDEVPSEALEVNAGSLDDRKIMGVRHVEHPIHGVQFHPESIGTGYGLDILRNFVDNPY; this is encoded by the coding sequence GTGCTTGCTTTGGTTTTAGACAACTACGATAGCTTCGTTTACAACATAGTAGATTATCTAGCGAGGCTTGGCATAAAAAGCATAGTGGTTAGAAACGATGAGATAAAACCGAGGGCAGTGGAGAGGATAAGGCCTGACATGATAATAATATCGCCCGGCCCAGGAAACCCCCTCAACAGGCGTGACATAGGAGTCTCGGGAGAGGTTGTAAGAATCTATGGGCCCAAGACGCCGGTGCTAGGTGTTTGCCTCGGCCACCAAGTGATAGGGTTGGTGTTTGGAGCAAAGATAAGGAGGGCAAGGACTATAAGACATGGCAAGCTATCGCCAGTGGAACACTATTCCGGCAACCTCTATAGAGGTATACCGAGGGTCTTCAGAGCCATGAGGTACCACAGCCTGGTGATCGACGAGGTTCCCAGCGAGGCCCTGGAGGTCAACGCGGGTAGCCTTGATGATAGGAAGATCATGGGAGTGAGGCATGTGGAGCACCCCATACACGGCGTTCAATTCCACCCTGAAAGCATTGGAACCGGATATGGCCTAGACATCCTGAGGAACTTTGTGGACAACCCGTACTAG
- the pstS gene encoding phosphate ABC transporter substrate-binding protein PstS — MDKRIVIPAVLIIIIIAITGFGFASGLFSSQGGESGGPAGGSKVVLQGEGSTFIYPQIQAWSEEIRKTYPWMTINYNPTGSGAGQSAFIKGVVDFAGSDTPLPLEVWASLEGNVIQMPVIIGMLAIVYNIPGLEDLKLNAEVIALIYKGEIEFWDDPRIASLNPGASLPHEKIVAVHRSDSSGTTHVFTIFLHKAAPNVWTADLVGKAINWPVDGTGRGVGGKGNQGVMEVVKNTPYSIGYVEYAYVAKAGGGVQVAMIENREGVFLKPTPEGAQAAASGAASTLPGSPDADWSEGFDSIIYAPGENSYPITSWSFLLFYKQYDDKEKAEAIKKLIEWINTEGQEKVVEGYIPIPNEIRQINMKAVDMIYYRG; from the coding sequence ATGGATAAGAGGATCGTCATTCCAGCCGTCCTCATTATAATTATAATAGCCATAACCGGATTCGGCTTCGCCTCCGGATTGTTCAGCAGCCAGGGCGGTGAGAGCGGCGGGCCGGCTGGAGGGTCGAAGGTTGTTCTCCAGGGTGAAGGCTCCACGTTCATCTACCCCCAGATACAGGCTTGGAGCGAGGAGATAAGGAAGACGTACCCGTGGATGACGATAAACTACAACCCGACAGGCAGTGGAGCCGGCCAGAGCGCTTTCATAAAAGGTGTTGTCGACTTCGCAGGAAGCGACACGCCCCTCCCTTTAGAGGTGTGGGCTTCGCTGGAGGGCAACGTTATACAAATGCCAGTTATAATCGGAATGCTAGCTATAGTCTACAATATACCCGGGCTAGAGGACCTCAAGCTCAACGCCGAAGTCATAGCCTTAATATACAAGGGTGAGATAGAATTCTGGGACGACCCCCGGATAGCCTCTTTAAACCCGGGTGCCAGCCTCCCCCACGAGAAGATAGTTGCAGTCCACAGGAGCGACTCTAGCGGTACAACCCACGTCTTCACAATATTCCTCCACAAGGCTGCCCCGAACGTCTGGACCGCGGACCTCGTGGGTAAGGCTATAAACTGGCCCGTAGACGGTACTGGAAGAGGTGTTGGAGGCAAGGGCAACCAGGGCGTCATGGAGGTTGTCAAGAATACTCCCTACAGCATCGGATATGTAGAGTACGCCTACGTCGCGAAGGCCGGAGGGGGTGTACAGGTCGCCATGATAGAGAACCGTGAGGGAGTCTTCCTGAAACCCACGCCGGAGGGTGCCCAGGCGGCGGCCTCAGGCGCGGCTTCAACGCTACCCGGCTCTCCGGACGCCGACTGGAGCGAAGGCTTCGACTCTATAATATACGCTCCCGGGGAGAACAGCTACCCTATAACATCCTGGTCCTTCCTCCTATTCTATAAGCAGTACGACGACAAGGAGAAAGCGGAGGCTATCAAGAAGCTGATAGAATGGATAAACACTGAAGGCCAGGAGAAGGTTGTTGAGGGTTACATACCAATACCCAACGAGATTAGACAGATAAACATGAAGGCTGTAGACATGATATACTACAGGGGCTAG
- the pstC gene encoding phosphate ABC transporter permease subunit PstC, which translates to MASILSRDRPFFTLLFIASSISASILVILFIVLAYYSIPAFQQYGFGVYIRSAWKSLETGPGDYGLLVPIAGTLVSASLAVAIGLPASLSAVIFAEEIIPPSMHRVREAFNTIVDVMTGLPTIVYGLWGVTFLAPTLKDTLLEWLYTYLSFIPLFSCKPLTGTTILTASLLLSLMIVPFIYAVVRESYRQIPRTYREAALSLGTTKYEYTRIMLGMVKPAILAGVLIGFGRAAGETVAVALVVGNTFNMPTCLLAPSYTVSSLIANQFANASLYPYMTNVLVAGGLFLLALGIVTNILGLSYLRRVRFHA; encoded by the coding sequence TTGGCCAGCATCTTATCCCGCGACAGGCCATTCTTCACCCTACTCTTCATAGCCTCCAGCATATCAGCCTCAATACTGGTTATCCTCTTTATAGTGTTAGCATACTACTCAATACCAGCCTTCCAGCAGTACGGCTTTGGAGTCTACATCCGCTCGGCGTGGAAATCTCTCGAGACAGGCCCCGGGGACTACGGCCTGCTGGTCCCAATAGCCGGGACCCTGGTCTCCGCCTCTCTCGCAGTAGCTATCGGGCTTCCGGCTTCTCTCTCAGCAGTGATTTTCGCGGAGGAGATAATACCCCCCTCCATGCACAGGGTTAGAGAGGCTTTCAACACTATTGTGGACGTTATGACAGGGCTTCCGACAATCGTTTACGGCCTATGGGGTGTCACCTTCCTAGCCCCAACACTCAAGGACACGCTGCTGGAGTGGCTGTATACCTACCTCTCCTTCATACCCCTATTCTCATGCAAGCCATTAACTGGGACTACGATCCTGACAGCCAGCCTCTTACTCTCGCTCATGATAGTGCCCTTCATATACGCGGTGGTAAGGGAGTCCTACAGGCAGATACCCAGAACCTATAGAGAGGCTGCCCTATCCCTGGGGACGACGAAGTATGAATACACCAGGATAATGCTTGGAATGGTGAAGCCCGCCATACTCGCCGGCGTGTTGATAGGTTTCGGCAGAGCTGCTGGCGAGACCGTGGCGGTAGCCCTTGTAGTGGGCAACACTTTCAACATGCCCACCTGCCTTCTAGCCCCATCCTACACGGTTTCATCCCTGATAGCCAACCAGTTTGCAAACGCCTCCCTCTACCCCTACATGACAAATGTGCTGGTGGCGGGTGGACTCTTCCTCCTAGCCCTCGGTATAGTCACAAACATCCTCGGACTATCCTACCTGCGGAGGGTGAGGTTCCATGCTTGA
- the pstA gene encoding phosphate ABC transporter permease PstA produces MLDWRRVKERVFIVTVTAVTILTVAPLFHIIGMVALKGSKTIVKSGIEFFTATPGPPGSEVLGGVGPAILGSLWLAVTTAIVGVPLSVLTAMFIVEYKSHPLARIAMVFSGSLLEIPTVLIGMLVFLVIVAPMGHYSLLAGSIALAIVMLPYTVSYVERALENVPQTYREAGYALGMTRAQVAVRVVAGIARRGMVAGVLIGISKVVAETAPLLFTIGSARSNYPLTPLDLLKPGDALPLLIFQFAQTPYENWQELAWGSAFILTAIVLTTFIAMRILVREVRL; encoded by the coding sequence ATGCTTGACTGGAGGCGCGTGAAGGAGAGGGTTTTCATAGTCACCGTCACCGCTGTAACCATACTCACCGTAGCACCGTTGTTCCACATAATAGGTATGGTAGCTCTAAAGGGCTCCAAAACCATAGTAAAGTCCGGGATAGAATTCTTTACTGCAACCCCTGGCCCCCCGGGCTCAGAGGTCCTTGGCGGAGTCGGCCCGGCCATACTAGGGAGCCTCTGGCTAGCGGTGACCACAGCAATTGTCGGAGTGCCCCTCTCCGTCCTGACGGCCATGTTCATAGTGGAGTATAAGAGCCACCCCCTCGCCAGAATAGCCATGGTCTTCTCCGGATCCCTCCTAGAAATACCCACGGTTCTTATAGGCATGCTGGTCTTCCTAGTGATAGTAGCGCCAATGGGCCACTACAGCCTCCTGGCGGGGAGTATAGCACTGGCCATAGTGATGCTCCCATACACTGTGTCGTATGTGGAGAGGGCTCTGGAGAACGTACCCCAAACCTACAGGGAGGCTGGCTACGCCCTTGGCATGACCAGGGCGCAGGTGGCGGTTAGAGTCGTAGCGGGAATAGCGAGGAGAGGCATGGTTGCGGGGGTGCTCATAGGCATTTCAAAGGTCGTCGCCGAGACGGCGCCACTCCTCTTCACAATAGGGAGCGCGAGGAGCAACTACCCCCTCACCCCCCTAGACCTCCTCAAGCCGGGAGACGCCCTCCCCCTCCTCATATTCCAGTTTGCTCAGACACCCTATGAGAACTGGCAGGAGCTCGCCTGGGGCTCCGCTTTCATCCTCACCGCCATAGTTCTCACAACCTTCATAGCAATGAGGATTCTCGTTAGGGAGGTGAGGCTTTAG
- a CDS encoding phosphate ABC transporter ATP-binding protein, whose amino-acid sequence MKLMDVRVTGLNVWIGDKHILKGISFKAHPGTVTAIMGPSGSGKSTLIRVINRLIDLIPEARVTGEVWINNMNVLKEDPYVIRRYTGMVFQEPNPFPHMTIYENVAIGPRLHGLAKSKKELDKIVEWALKMAHLWDEVKDRLNDYPHQLSGGQRQRLSLARALALKPRVLLLDEPTANIDPVSTVKIEKSIVEYASEEMATVIIVTHTPQQAARISDQILFIYEGRVIEYGPTKEIVLRPRHELTKKFLGGEV is encoded by the coding sequence GTGAAGCTCATGGATGTGAGGGTTACAGGCCTGAACGTCTGGATAGGGGATAAGCACATACTAAAAGGTATCAGCTTCAAAGCACACCCGGGCACGGTAACAGCCATCATGGGGCCCTCAGGCAGCGGCAAGAGCACTCTAATAAGGGTGATAAACAGGCTTATAGACCTAATTCCAGAGGCTCGGGTAACAGGGGAAGTGTGGATCAACAACATGAACGTTCTTAAAGAGGACCCGTATGTTATAAGGAGGTATACGGGCATGGTCTTCCAGGAGCCAAATCCCTTCCCCCACATGACCATCTACGAAAACGTCGCCATAGGGCCTAGGCTACACGGGCTAGCTAAGAGCAAGAAGGAGCTGGACAAGATAGTTGAGTGGGCTCTCAAGATGGCCCACCTCTGGGACGAGGTTAAAGACAGGCTGAACGACTACCCCCACCAGCTCAGCGGGGGCCAGAGACAGAGGCTAAGCCTCGCCCGGGCCCTAGCCCTAAAGCCCAGGGTTCTACTCCTCGACGAGCCCACGGCAAACATTGACCCAGTGTCAACCGTCAAAATCGAGAAATCCATAGTTGAATATGCCTCAGAGGAGATGGCTACAGTGATCATAGTAACCCACACTCCACAGCAGGCTGCAAGGATATCCGACCAGATACTATTTATATATGAAGGCCGGGTAATCGAGTACGGTCCAACTAAGGAGATAGTGCTCAGGCCCCGGCATGAGCTGACGAAGAAGTTCCTGGGAGGTGAGGTGTAG
- a CDS encoding phosphate signaling complex PhoU family protein, translating into MSVDPARRDLEAIYSNLDRMYNVVAKVVADTLKSLSEWRVNESLDDHLYLAENLSAVVEEQATFFIAKYQPLGPELLEAKSLIRTSYDLYRIARYCREINRVIAYTSRGGRVLKPSQQVERAAEIVASMVGDAYKAFRTRDSSLRMKVEETDNMMDNIYDSMLEKIGKVESLSQTEAVDLLVIRHLERIADHAVYIARQAELR; encoded by the coding sequence GTGAGTGTAGATCCCGCTAGAAGGGACCTGGAGGCCATATACTCCAACCTAGACAGGATGTACAATGTAGTTGCAAAGGTCGTCGCAGACACTCTCAAAAGCCTGAGTGAATGGAGGGTGAACGAGTCGCTCGACGACCACCTCTACCTCGCTGAAAACCTCTCTGCAGTTGTCGAGGAGCAGGCTACATTCTTCATAGCTAAGTACCAGCCCCTCGGCCCGGAGCTCCTAGAGGCCAAGTCGTTGATAAGAACCTCCTACGACTTATACAGGATTGCAAGATACTGCAGAGAGATTAACAGGGTAATAGCATACACTAGCAGGGGAGGCCGGGTTCTAAAGCCGTCCCAGCAGGTGGAGAGGGCTGCAGAGATAGTTGCCTCCATGGTGGGCGATGCCTACAAAGCCTTTAGAACTAGGGATAGCAGCCTACGGATGAAGGTGGAGGAGACCGACAACATGATGGATAATATATACGATAGCATGTTAGAGAAGATCGGCAAGGTCGAGTCCCTGAGCCAGACCGAGGCTGTGGACCTCCTCGTAATAAGGCACCTTGAGAGGATTGCAGACCACGCAGTCTACATAGCCAGGCAGGCAGAACTAAGGTGA